One genomic window of Ziziphus jujuba cultivar Dongzao chromosome 4, ASM3175591v1 includes the following:
- the LOC107415943 gene encoding cyclic nucleotide-gated ion channel 2 isoform X1, giving the protein MPSHPNPFHFSIQSRWINNGRQKQTNQNTSQSDSDDNDDDSPISSSVECYACTRMGAPVFHSTTCDKANQPQWEACAGTSLIPIHSRTDLKKGLGSAARLQRPTGPFGRVLDPRSKRVQKWNRTFLLARGMALAVDPLFFYALSIGRGGTPCLYMDGGLAAIVTVLRTCVDAVHLCHLWLQFRLAYVSRESLVVGCGKLVWDTRAIATHYLRSFKGFWFDAFVILPVPQAVFWLVLPKLIREERIKLIMTILLLIFLFQFLPKVYHSICLMRRMQKVTGYIFGTIWWGFGLNLIAYFIASHVAGGCWYVLAIQRVASCLRQHCERSTKCNLSLSCSEEVCYQFLLRSDTVGNPCGGNSTVARRPLCLDVNGTFNYGIYQWALPVISSNSVSVKILYPIFWGLMTLSTFGNDLEPTSHWLEVIFSICIVLSGLLLFTLLIGNIQVFLHAVMAKKRKMQLRCRDMEWWMRRRQLPSRLRQRVRHFERQRWAAMGGEDELEMLKDLPEGLRRDIKRYLCLDLIKKVPLFHNLDDLILDNICDRVRPLVFSKDEKIIREGDPVPRMIFIVRGKIKRSQNLSKGMVATSVLEPGGFLGDELLSWCLRRPFNDRLPSSSATFLCVESTDAFGLNSEDLRYITDHFRYKFANERLKRTARYYSSNWRTWAAVNIQLAWRRYRLRTRGPVIPAVSTDNGGTDRKLMQYAALFMSIKPHDHLE; this is encoded by the exons ATGCCCTCCCATCCCAACCCATTCCACTTCTCCATCCAAAG CAGGTGGATTAACAATGGACGACAGAAACAAACTAACCAGAACACCTCACAGAGCGACAGCGACGACAACGACGACGACAGCCCAATCTCCAGCTCCGTCGAATGCTACGCCTGCACACGTATGGGAGCTCCGGTGTTCCACTCCACCACGTGCGACAAGGCCAACCAGCCGCAGTGGGAAGCCTGCGCTGGAACTTCCCTGATCCCAATCCACTCCCGAACCGACCTCAAGAAAGGCCTGGGCTCGGCAGCCCGTCTCCAGCGGCCCACCGGCCCGTTCGGTCGGGTACTCGACCCCCGCAGCAAGCGCGTGCAGAAGTGGAACCGCACGTTCCTTTTGGCGCGTGGGATGGCCTTGGCGGTCGACCCGCTTTTCTTCTACGCGCTGTCGATTGGCAGAGGTGGTACTCCTTGCCTCTACATGGACGGCGGGTTGGCGGCCATCGTGACGGTGCTGCGCACGTGCGTCGACGCCGTTCATCTCTGCCACCTGTGGTTGCAGTTTCGGCTGGCGTACGTCTCGAGGGAATCTCTGGTGGTCGGTTGCGGGAAGCTGGTATGGGACACACGTGCCATCGCCACTCACTACCTTAGGTCTTTTAAAGGCTTCTGGTTCGACGCTTTCGTCATTCTTCCAGTTCCTCAG GCTGTATTTTGGTTAGTTTTGCCAAAGTTAATAAGAGAAGAGCGGATTAAGCTGATAATGACAATActtctattgatttttttatttcaattcctCCCAAAAGTTTATCACAGCATATGCTTAATGAGAAGAATGCAAAAGGTCACTGGATACATATTTGGCACCATTTGGTGGGGTTTTGGTCTCAATCTTATTGCCTACTTCATCGCTTCTCAT GTCGCTGGAGGCTGCTGGTATGTCCTGGCAATACAACGAGTGGCTTCGTGCCTACGGCAACATTGTGAGAGAAGCACCAAGTGCAATCTCTCTTTGTCATGCTCAGAGGAAGTATGTTACCAGTTTTTATTACGTTCTGATACAGTAGGCAATCCTTGCGGTGGTAACTCAACCGTGGCTAGAAGGCCGCTTTGCTTGGATGTCAATGGAACCTTCAATTATGGGATCTACCAGTGGGCTCTTCCTGTCATATCTAGCAATTCAGTTTCTGTTAAGATTCTTTATCCTATCTTTTGGGGTCTAATGACTCTCAG CACATTTGGCAATGATCTCGAACCTACAAGTCACTGGCTGGAAGTGATTTTCAGTATATGCATCGTGCTAAGCGGCTTGCTTCTCTTTACACTATTAATTGGAAATATACAG GTATTCCTGCATGCAGTGATGGCAAAGAAGAGGAAAATGCAGCTGAGATGTAGAGACATGGAATGGTGGATGAGAAGGAGACAATTACCGTCTAGGCTGAGACAGAGAGTGCGCCATTTCGAAAGGCAGAGATGGGCAGCCATGGGAGGAGAAGACGAGTTGGAAATGCTCAAAGATTTGCCTGAAGGTCTCCGGAGGGACATCAAACGCTACCTGTGCCTAGACCTCATTAAAAAg GTTCCTCTGTTCCACAACTTGGACGATCTTATTCTTGACAATATATGCGACCGGGTCAGACCACTAGTCTTCTCAAAAGATGAAAAG ATAATAAGAGAAGGAGACCCTGTGCCTAGAATGATATTCATAGTTCGAGGAAAGATTAAACGCAGCCAAAATCTAAGCAAAGGCATGGTGGCAACGAGTGTGCTTGAACCAGGAGGTTTTCTAGGCGACGAGCTGCTTTCGTGGTGTCTTAGAAGACCATTTAACGACCGGCTTCCTTCATCATCTGCCACGTTCCTCTGCGTGGAATCCACGGATGCATTCGGGCTAAATTCGGAAGATCTGAGATACATAACGGATCATTTCAGGTACAAATTTGCGAATGAGAGGTTGAAAAGGACGGCGAGATATTATTCATCGAATTGGAGAACATGGGCAGCTGTAAATATACAACTTGCATGGCGTCGTTACAGGTTGAGGACCAGAGGTCCTGTGATTCCTGCTGTTTCCACTGATAATGGAGGCACCGATCGGAAGCTAATGCAATATGCTGCTTTGTTCATGTCCATTAAGCCACACGATCACCtcgaataa
- the LOC107415885 gene encoding uncharacterized protein LOC107415885, with product MAATVAFSSPKSTILQNPIFPRDPTCKFFGGSLKGLCLQQSPRSKSRDGIGLVVASANPTVTTSNSNSTSDRFYFNFTGFPFPLGPFLKRRTIRKEAVKGSIWLFEQEQALGFSSVSTNIRMTVIKLKSGGLWIHAPIAPTKECIQLVEELGAPVEYIVLPTFAYEHKIFVGPFSRKFPRAQVWVAPRQWSWPLNLPLAFFGIFRAKTLQDEDFTTPWADEIEQKILSSPEVGIGPYVEVAFYHKRSRTLLVTDAVIFVPRQPPECISKESLLASAKNGLAVKILSKGKEVPKEPVVDNKLNRQKGWERMVLQILFLGPSNLLEPNASFAQMSQKLIVSPIVKTLVFSKVPEKVRDWIDSIVRDWRFKRIIPAHFAAPVNASRSDFLAAFAFLDDLLGERYVTRPTLSLFFTSLMGKAASYFPPDDMKTLSSLDQFLVSVGAVKKTVSGRKQ from the exons ATGGCGGCAACTGTTGCCTTTTCTTCCCCTAAATCAACCATTTTGCAAAATCCAATCTTTCCGAGAGACCCAACTTGTAAGTTTTTTGGTGGGTCGTTGAAGGGTCTTTGCTTACAGCAGAGTCCAAGGAGCAAAAGTAGAGATGGAATCGGTTTGGTCGTTGCCTCAGCAAATCCAACCGTCACGACCAGCAACAGTAACAGCACTTCTGACAGGTTTTACTTTAATTTCACTGGCTTCCCGTTCCCTCTTGGTCCTTTCCTTAAGAGGCGCACTATTAGGAAGGAG GCTGTGAAAGGCAGTATATGGTTATTTGAACAAGAGCAAGCATTAGGCTTCAGTAGTGTCTCAACGAACATTAGAATGACAGTCATCAAACTCAAATCTGGTGGATTATGGATCCATGCACCCATTGCTCCAACCAAGGAATGCATTCAG CTTGTAGAAGAGCTAGGGGCTCCGGTAGAATACATTGTTCTGCCTACATTTGCATatgagcataaaatatttgttggcCCATTTTCTAGAAAGTTCCCTCGGGCTCAGGTATGGGTTGCACCTAGGCAATGGAGTTGGCCCTTGAATTTGCCTCTGGCATTTTTCGGGATCTTCCGTGCAAAAACCTTACAAGATGAGGATTTTACCACCCCATGGGCTGATGAGATTGAACAGAAAATTCTAAGTTCACCAGAAGTTG GTATTGGACCATATGTGGAGGTAGCTTTCTATCATAAACGTTCAAGAACGTTACTGGTAACTGATGCTGTAATATTTGTTCCAAGGCAACCGCCTGAGTGTATTAGTAAAGAATCCTTGTTAGCATCTGCAAAGAATGGTTTGGCTGTAAAAATTCTTAGTAAAGGAAAAGAAGTCCCAAAGGAACCTGTAGTTGACAACAAGCTGAACCGTCAAAAAG GGTGGGAAAGAATGGTTCTCCAAATCTTATTTCTTGGTCCATCAAATCTGTTGGAACCCAATGCTAGCTTTGCTCAGATGTCACAGAAGCTGATTGTTTCTCCCATTGTAAAGACATTAGTCTTCAGCAAAGTTCCTGAAAAG GTGAGGGATTGGATCGACAGTATTGTACGGGACTGGAGGTTCAAGAGGATAATCCCTGCTCATTTTGCTGCTCCAGTTAATGCAAGCAGGTCTGATTTCTTAGCTGCATTTGCTTTCCTGGATGATCTTTTGGGTGAGCGGTATGTCACTCGGCCTACACTGTCTCTTTTCTTCACCTCACTCATGGGGAAAGCTGCCAGTTACTTCCCTCCAGATGACATGAAAACCCTATCATCCCTTGACCAGTTTTTAGTCTCAGTGGGAGCTGTGAAGAAAACTGTATCAGGCAGGAAACAATGA
- the LOC107415943 gene encoding cyclic nucleotide-gated ion channel 2 isoform X2 yields the protein MPSHPNPFHFSIQRWINNGRQKQTNQNTSQSDSDDNDDDSPISSSVECYACTRMGAPVFHSTTCDKANQPQWEACAGTSLIPIHSRTDLKKGLGSAARLQRPTGPFGRVLDPRSKRVQKWNRTFLLARGMALAVDPLFFYALSIGRGGTPCLYMDGGLAAIVTVLRTCVDAVHLCHLWLQFRLAYVSRESLVVGCGKLVWDTRAIATHYLRSFKGFWFDAFVILPVPQAVFWLVLPKLIREERIKLIMTILLLIFLFQFLPKVYHSICLMRRMQKVTGYIFGTIWWGFGLNLIAYFIASHVAGGCWYVLAIQRVASCLRQHCERSTKCNLSLSCSEEVCYQFLLRSDTVGNPCGGNSTVARRPLCLDVNGTFNYGIYQWALPVISSNSVSVKILYPIFWGLMTLSTFGNDLEPTSHWLEVIFSICIVLSGLLLFTLLIGNIQVFLHAVMAKKRKMQLRCRDMEWWMRRRQLPSRLRQRVRHFERQRWAAMGGEDELEMLKDLPEGLRRDIKRYLCLDLIKKVPLFHNLDDLILDNICDRVRPLVFSKDEKIIREGDPVPRMIFIVRGKIKRSQNLSKGMVATSVLEPGGFLGDELLSWCLRRPFNDRLPSSSATFLCVESTDAFGLNSEDLRYITDHFRYKFANERLKRTARYYSSNWRTWAAVNIQLAWRRYRLRTRGPVIPAVSTDNGGTDRKLMQYAALFMSIKPHDHLE from the exons ATGCCCTCCCATCCCAACCCATTCCACTTCTCCATCCAAAG GTGGATTAACAATGGACGACAGAAACAAACTAACCAGAACACCTCACAGAGCGACAGCGACGACAACGACGACGACAGCCCAATCTCCAGCTCCGTCGAATGCTACGCCTGCACACGTATGGGAGCTCCGGTGTTCCACTCCACCACGTGCGACAAGGCCAACCAGCCGCAGTGGGAAGCCTGCGCTGGAACTTCCCTGATCCCAATCCACTCCCGAACCGACCTCAAGAAAGGCCTGGGCTCGGCAGCCCGTCTCCAGCGGCCCACCGGCCCGTTCGGTCGGGTACTCGACCCCCGCAGCAAGCGCGTGCAGAAGTGGAACCGCACGTTCCTTTTGGCGCGTGGGATGGCCTTGGCGGTCGACCCGCTTTTCTTCTACGCGCTGTCGATTGGCAGAGGTGGTACTCCTTGCCTCTACATGGACGGCGGGTTGGCGGCCATCGTGACGGTGCTGCGCACGTGCGTCGACGCCGTTCATCTCTGCCACCTGTGGTTGCAGTTTCGGCTGGCGTACGTCTCGAGGGAATCTCTGGTGGTCGGTTGCGGGAAGCTGGTATGGGACACACGTGCCATCGCCACTCACTACCTTAGGTCTTTTAAAGGCTTCTGGTTCGACGCTTTCGTCATTCTTCCAGTTCCTCAG GCTGTATTTTGGTTAGTTTTGCCAAAGTTAATAAGAGAAGAGCGGATTAAGCTGATAATGACAATActtctattgatttttttatttcaattcctCCCAAAAGTTTATCACAGCATATGCTTAATGAGAAGAATGCAAAAGGTCACTGGATACATATTTGGCACCATTTGGTGGGGTTTTGGTCTCAATCTTATTGCCTACTTCATCGCTTCTCAT GTCGCTGGAGGCTGCTGGTATGTCCTGGCAATACAACGAGTGGCTTCGTGCCTACGGCAACATTGTGAGAGAAGCACCAAGTGCAATCTCTCTTTGTCATGCTCAGAGGAAGTATGTTACCAGTTTTTATTACGTTCTGATACAGTAGGCAATCCTTGCGGTGGTAACTCAACCGTGGCTAGAAGGCCGCTTTGCTTGGATGTCAATGGAACCTTCAATTATGGGATCTACCAGTGGGCTCTTCCTGTCATATCTAGCAATTCAGTTTCTGTTAAGATTCTTTATCCTATCTTTTGGGGTCTAATGACTCTCAG CACATTTGGCAATGATCTCGAACCTACAAGTCACTGGCTGGAAGTGATTTTCAGTATATGCATCGTGCTAAGCGGCTTGCTTCTCTTTACACTATTAATTGGAAATATACAG GTATTCCTGCATGCAGTGATGGCAAAGAAGAGGAAAATGCAGCTGAGATGTAGAGACATGGAATGGTGGATGAGAAGGAGACAATTACCGTCTAGGCTGAGACAGAGAGTGCGCCATTTCGAAAGGCAGAGATGGGCAGCCATGGGAGGAGAAGACGAGTTGGAAATGCTCAAAGATTTGCCTGAAGGTCTCCGGAGGGACATCAAACGCTACCTGTGCCTAGACCTCATTAAAAAg GTTCCTCTGTTCCACAACTTGGACGATCTTATTCTTGACAATATATGCGACCGGGTCAGACCACTAGTCTTCTCAAAAGATGAAAAG ATAATAAGAGAAGGAGACCCTGTGCCTAGAATGATATTCATAGTTCGAGGAAAGATTAAACGCAGCCAAAATCTAAGCAAAGGCATGGTGGCAACGAGTGTGCTTGAACCAGGAGGTTTTCTAGGCGACGAGCTGCTTTCGTGGTGTCTTAGAAGACCATTTAACGACCGGCTTCCTTCATCATCTGCCACGTTCCTCTGCGTGGAATCCACGGATGCATTCGGGCTAAATTCGGAAGATCTGAGATACATAACGGATCATTTCAGGTACAAATTTGCGAATGAGAGGTTGAAAAGGACGGCGAGATATTATTCATCGAATTGGAGAACATGGGCAGCTGTAAATATACAACTTGCATGGCGTCGTTACAGGTTGAGGACCAGAGGTCCTGTGATTCCTGCTGTTTCCACTGATAATGGAGGCACCGATCGGAAGCTAATGCAATATGCTGCTTTGTTCATGTCCATTAAGCCACACGATCACCtcgaataa
- the LOC107415870 gene encoding uncharacterized protein LOC107415870, translating to MWNFASSCIAGNVGLKNDSLKPTQSSCECSDDDVSSVVGREEGLECPICWESFNIVENVPYVLWCGHTLCKNCILGLQWAVVKFPTLPIQLPLFISCPWCNLLSFRLVYRGNLRFPRKNYFLLWMVESMNGDRVKAHSTYSEDHQPVWPVSGNASMGSQVSHGSLRRGQHIRHPEPSGANGHAHVSNYFTVERLHSSLRKSLFFFIHLTAKFPLIVIFLLIVLYAIPASAAILALYILVTVLFALPSFLILYFAYPSLDWLVREIVT from the coding sequence ATGTGGAATTTCGCATCCAGTTGCATAGCTGGAAATGTTGGATTGAAGAATGACTCTTTAAAGCCAACACAATCTAGCTGTGAATGTTCTGATGACGACGTTTCCTCTGTTGTTGGCAGAGAGGAAGGACTAGAGTGTCCGATATGCTGGGAATCCTTCAACATTGTTGAAAATGTGCCTTATGTCTTATGGTGTGGACATACCCTTTGTAAAAATTGCATTCTGGGACTGCAATGGGCTGTTGTGAAATTCCCCACCCTGCCGATTCAGCTACCACTGTTTATATCTTGCCCATGGTGCAATCTGTTATCCTTCCGTCTCGTTTACAGGGGAAATCTCAGATTCCCTCGCAAGAACTACTTTCTTCTCTGGATGGTTGAAAGCATGAATGGTGATCGAGTGAAGGCTCATTCAACCTACTCCGAAGATCATCAGCCTGTTTGGCCAGTAAGTGGCAATGCATCCATGGGAAGTCAGGTTAGCCATGGTAGCCTTAGGAGGGGACAGCATATTCGTCATCCTGAACCATCGGGAGCAAATGGTCATGCCCATGTCAGCAATTACTTTACTGTGGAAAGGTTACATTCTTCCCTGCGCAAATCGCTGTTTTTCTTCATTCATTTGACAGCAAAGTTCCCATTGATCGTGATATTTCTTCTGATCGTCTTATATGCAATACCTGCTAGCGCAGCAATACTGGCTCTGTACATACTTGTCACGGTTCTGTTTGCTCTTCCATCATTTCTCATATTGTACTTTGCATATCCTAGTTTGGATTGGCTCGTGAGAGAAATTGTCACCTGA